One window from the genome of Nocardioides conyzicola encodes:
- a CDS encoding NDMA-dependent alcohol dehydrogenase, whose product MKTRAAILWEPHTDWSVEDIELDPPKKGEILVKLAASGLCHSDEHMVTGDMVLDPELAEAFGLKQFPVIGGHEGAGVVQEVGEGTVGFEVGDHVVFSFIPSCGKCPSCSIGQQHLCDLGAFLLSGMQLSDFSYRHHAKDGRDLGIMVGLGTFSPYTVVNIDSAVKIRKDVPLERAALVGCGVTTGWGSSTYAADVQSGETVAVMGLGGIGMSAVQGAAMAGARFVVAVDPVDWKREKALTLGATHTAASMADAQPLISEITNGAMADKAILAVGLAEGDLIAPMMSLVKKAGRGVVTSVANMMADDVKLNLFEFSMMRKELVGCIFGNANPRYDIPRLLDLYMDGKLKLDEMVTQTYTLDQINQGYQDMRDGKNIRGVIVYDQ is encoded by the coding sequence ATGAAGACCCGCGCCGCCATCCTGTGGGAGCCGCACACCGACTGGAGCGTCGAGGACATCGAGCTCGACCCGCCCAAGAAGGGCGAGATCCTGGTCAAGCTCGCCGCCTCGGGCCTGTGCCACTCCGACGAGCACATGGTCACCGGGGACATGGTCCTGGACCCCGAGCTCGCCGAGGCCTTCGGCCTCAAGCAGTTCCCGGTCATCGGCGGTCACGAGGGTGCCGGCGTCGTCCAGGAGGTCGGCGAGGGCACGGTCGGCTTCGAGGTCGGCGACCACGTCGTCTTCAGCTTCATCCCGTCGTGCGGCAAGTGTCCGTCGTGCTCGATCGGTCAGCAGCACCTCTGCGACCTGGGCGCCTTCCTGCTCAGCGGCATGCAGCTCTCGGACTTCTCCTACCGCCACCACGCCAAGGACGGCCGCGACCTCGGCATCATGGTCGGGCTCGGCACGTTCTCGCCGTACACCGTGGTCAACATCGACAGCGCCGTGAAGATCCGCAAGGACGTGCCGCTCGAGCGGGCGGCGCTCGTGGGCTGCGGCGTGACGACCGGCTGGGGCTCCTCGACGTACGCCGCCGACGTGCAGTCCGGCGAGACCGTGGCCGTGATGGGTCTCGGTGGCATCGGCATGAGCGCCGTGCAGGGTGCGGCGATGGCCGGCGCCCGCTTCGTCGTGGCGGTGGACCCGGTCGACTGGAAGCGCGAGAAGGCGCTGACCCTCGGCGCGACCCACACGGCGGCCTCGATGGCCGACGCGCAGCCGCTGATCAGCGAGATCACCAACGGCGCCATGGCCGACAAGGCGATCCTCGCCGTCGGCCTGGCCGAGGGCGACCTGATCGCGCCGATGATGAGCCTGGTCAAGAAGGCCGGTCGCGGCGTCGTGACCTCGGTCGCCAACATGATGGCCGACGACGTGAAGCTCAACCTCTTCGAGTTCTCGATGATGCGCAAGGAGCTCGTGGGCTGCATCTTCGGCAACGCCAACCCGCGCTACGACATCCCGCGCCTGCTCGACCTCTACATGGACGGCAAGCTCAAGCTCGACGAGATGGTCACCCAGACGTACACCCTGGACCAGATCAACCAGGGCTACCAGGACATGCGCGACGGCAAGAACATCCGCGGCGTCATCGTCTACGACCAGTGA
- a CDS encoding contractile injection system tape measure protein: MTDIAIDRLRLRGPQAARLAAVAARALPAALERALADLRDVELDGLRVVLEMDPAAYDDETLAVLWADLIRAEVLRIRAADGPGGPVAGSSGPRGSASLAGAERYAAGRSPLPTAERVATDARLWLSTAPDGASRVPVTLLSLADPALAQEVARLLRPTTWARLVDVLARVLPQVGWRSDVGHASTAEPSGTDEADPGAVGSPASADLVRRPSSDPTTSGDDSAPPAARVPDLLLALAELHSGERDDLDRAAVTRAAGLVLLYPWLADHCRLAESLHPGLDPVAVREAALAALLDDPSLVDDPLVRLLAGRDLLTVESADRSPLPRLDEVAASAERVLAAFAALLPGFRDSTPGFVRDGWLSRLGVLDLDRDPVLLTAATHPLDVLLPMLPYPLGLVKLPWSPLLSMRFRP, translated from the coding sequence GTGACCGACATCGCCATCGACCGGCTCCGGCTGCGCGGCCCGCAGGCCGCGCGGCTGGCGGCGGTCGCGGCCCGGGCGCTGCCGGCCGCGCTCGAGCGCGCCCTGGCCGACCTGCGCGACGTCGAGCTCGACGGGCTGCGCGTGGTGCTCGAGATGGACCCCGCGGCGTACGACGACGAGACGCTGGCCGTGCTGTGGGCCGACCTGATCCGCGCGGAGGTCCTGCGCATCCGCGCCGCCGACGGACCCGGGGGACCGGTGGCCGGCTCCTCCGGCCCGCGGGGCTCGGCATCCCTCGCCGGCGCGGAGCGGTACGCCGCGGGCAGATCGCCGCTGCCCACGGCGGAGCGGGTCGCGACGGACGCGCGGCTCTGGCTGTCGACCGCGCCGGACGGGGCATCCCGGGTCCCGGTCACCCTGCTGTCGCTCGCCGACCCGGCGCTGGCCCAGGAGGTGGCACGGCTGCTCAGGCCCACGACGTGGGCCCGCCTCGTCGACGTGCTCGCCCGGGTGCTGCCTCAGGTCGGCTGGCGGTCGGACGTCGGCCACGCGTCGACCGCCGAGCCGTCCGGCACCGACGAGGCCGATCCGGGCGCGGTCGGCTCGCCGGCGTCCGCCGATCTCGTCCGGCGTCCGTCGTCGGACCCGACGACCTCCGGCGACGACAGCGCACCGCCGGCCGCCCGGGTGCCCGACCTGCTGCTGGCGCTCGCCGAGCTGCACTCCGGCGAGCGGGACGACCTCGACCGGGCCGCGGTGACCCGTGCCGCCGGGCTGGTGCTCCTCTACCCGTGGCTGGCCGACCACTGCCGCCTGGCCGAGTCGCTGCACCCCGGCCTGGACCCCGTCGCCGTCCGGGAGGCCGCGCTCGCAGCCCTGCTCGACGACCCGTCCCTCGTCGACGACCCGCTCGTCCGGCTGCTGGCAGGCCGGGACCTGCTGACCGTCGAGAGCGCCGATCGCAGCCCGTTGCCCCGGCTCGACGAGGTGGCGGCCTCGGCGGAGCGGGTGCTGGCCGCCTTCGCGGCCCTGCTGCCCGGCTTCCGCGACTCCACCCCGGGCTTCGTCCGCGACGGCTGGCTGTCCCGGCTCGGCGTGCTCGACCTCGACCGTGACCCGGTGCTGCTCACCGCGGCAACCCACCCGCTCGACGTGCTGCTGCCGATGCTGCCCTACCCGCTCGGGCTGGTGAAGCTGCCCTGGTCGCCCCTGCTGTCGATGCGGTTCCGGCCATGA
- a CDS encoding cobaltochelatase subunit CobN has protein sequence MRIALLSTSDTDLLSARASGADYLVANPGRPGHQSVAQAIEAADLVVGRILGSPQDLCTGFVRIRETGKPMVVLGGEQQPSAELMELSSVPIGIAAEAHRYLAEGGPANLAQLHAFLSDTVLLTGEGFEPPAAVPQWGMGERPPTELPRVGVLYYRAHETSGNAGFAHALVDAIDATGQAVGVPVFAGSLRAAPDELYDALGTLDALIVTVLAAGGSKPAAASAGEDDEAWDVERMAALDIPIFQGLCLTSSREEWEASDDGVTPLDSATQIAIPEFDGRIITAPFSFKEIDEDGLPRYVADAERCARVAGIAVNHARLRHIPVGERRVALMLSAYPTKHSRVGNAVGLDTPVSTVRLLRRMREEGYDVGHIPALDLDDETEAGDALIHALIAAGGQDEEWLTNAQLTDAHVRITKAEYDAWTADVPSGLMDDMVEAWGESPGRLFVNDSNEIVLATIQAGNVVLLIQPPRGFGENPVAIYHDPDLAPSHHYLAAYRWLAHGFGADAVVHLGKHGSMEWLPGKNAALSAACATDAAIGSMPLIYPFLVNDPGEGAQAKRRAHATIIDHLVPPMARAESYGDIARLEQLLDEHANIAAMDPAKLPAVRGEIWQLMHAAEMHRDLGLDERPDDEEFDDFILHVDGWLCEIKDAQIRDGLHVLGQPPEGEARVNLVLAILRASQVWGGQTAAVPGLRSALGLKEGSEATAAVDAIEAQARDLVERMEDASWAPEAAAGIHDDPQVQQVLRFAAEQVVPRLRRTTDELDALMHALDGGFVAAGPSGSPLRGLVNVLPTGRNFYTVDPRAVPSRLAWQTGQAMATSLLERHVADTGDYPTSVGLSVWGTSAMRTSGDDVAEVLALLGVRPEWDEASRRVSNLVVVPLDELGRPRIDVTVRISGFFRDAFPHVVTMLDDAVRLVAGLDEPDESNYVRAHARADLAEHGDERRATTRIFGSKPGSYGAGILQVIESGSWRDDADLAEVYTAWGGFAYGRDLDGAPAADDMRANYRRIKVAAKNIDTREHDIADSDDYFQYHGGMIATVRALTGTAPQAYVGDSTTPDAVRTRTLQEETNRVFRARVVNPRWISAMQRHGYKGAFELAATVDYLFGFDATAGVVHDWMYESLAQEYVLDATNREFMTRSNPWALRGIVEKLHEAKDRGLWESPDPETLAAMQQVYLELEGDLEDRG, from the coding sequence ATGCGCATCGCGCTGCTCTCGACGTCCGACACGGACCTGCTGTCGGCCCGAGCCTCCGGGGCCGACTACCTGGTCGCCAACCCCGGGCGACCCGGCCACCAGTCCGTGGCCCAGGCGATCGAGGCCGCCGACCTCGTCGTCGGCCGCATCCTGGGCTCGCCGCAGGACCTGTGCACCGGCTTCGTGCGGATCCGGGAGACCGGCAAGCCGATGGTCGTGCTCGGCGGCGAGCAGCAGCCGAGCGCCGAGCTGATGGAGCTGTCCAGCGTCCCCATCGGCATCGCCGCCGAGGCGCACCGCTACCTCGCCGAGGGCGGGCCGGCCAACCTCGCGCAGCTGCACGCGTTCCTCTCCGACACCGTGCTGCTCACGGGCGAGGGCTTCGAGCCGCCCGCCGCCGTCCCGCAGTGGGGGATGGGTGAGCGGCCGCCGACAGAGCTCCCCAGGGTCGGCGTCCTCTACTACCGCGCCCACGAGACCAGCGGCAACGCCGGCTTCGCGCACGCGCTCGTCGACGCGATCGACGCGACCGGCCAGGCCGTCGGCGTACCCGTCTTCGCCGGCAGCCTGCGCGCCGCGCCCGACGAGCTGTACGACGCCCTCGGCACCCTCGACGCGCTGATCGTCACCGTCCTGGCCGCCGGCGGCAGCAAGCCCGCAGCCGCCAGCGCCGGCGAGGACGACGAGGCGTGGGACGTGGAGCGGATGGCGGCCCTCGACATCCCGATCTTCCAGGGCCTGTGCCTCACCAGCAGCCGCGAGGAGTGGGAGGCGTCCGACGACGGTGTCACGCCGCTCGACTCGGCCACGCAGATCGCGATCCCGGAGTTCGACGGGCGGATCATCACCGCGCCGTTCTCGTTCAAGGAGATCGACGAGGACGGGCTGCCGCGCTACGTCGCCGACGCCGAGCGCTGCGCCCGGGTGGCCGGGATCGCGGTCAACCACGCCCGTCTGCGACACATCCCGGTCGGCGAGCGCCGGGTCGCGCTGATGCTGTCGGCCTACCCCACCAAGCACTCCCGTGTCGGCAACGCCGTCGGTCTCGACACCCCCGTCAGCACGGTGCGGCTGCTGCGCCGGATGCGCGAGGAGGGGTACGACGTCGGCCACATCCCCGCCCTCGACCTCGACGACGAGACGGAGGCCGGTGACGCCCTCATCCACGCGCTGATCGCGGCGGGTGGCCAGGACGAGGAGTGGCTGACCAACGCCCAGCTGACCGACGCCCACGTGCGGATCACCAAGGCCGAGTACGACGCCTGGACGGCCGACGTGCCGAGCGGGCTGATGGACGACATGGTCGAGGCGTGGGGCGAGTCCCCGGGCAGGCTCTTCGTCAACGACAGCAACGAGATCGTCCTCGCCACGATCCAGGCGGGCAACGTGGTGCTGCTGATCCAGCCGCCGCGCGGCTTCGGGGAGAACCCGGTCGCGATTTACCACGACCCCGACCTGGCGCCGTCGCACCACTACCTCGCGGCGTACCGCTGGCTCGCCCACGGCTTCGGGGCGGACGCCGTCGTGCACCTCGGCAAGCACGGCTCGATGGAGTGGCTGCCCGGCAAGAACGCGGCGCTCTCGGCCGCCTGCGCGACCGACGCCGCGATCGGCAGCATGCCGCTGATCTACCCGTTCCTCGTCAACGACCCGGGCGAGGGGGCGCAGGCCAAGCGCCGCGCGCACGCCACGATCATCGACCACCTGGTGCCGCCGATGGCGCGTGCCGAGTCGTATGGCGACATCGCGCGGCTCGAGCAGCTGCTCGACGAGCACGCCAACATCGCGGCGATGGACCCGGCCAAGCTGCCGGCGGTCCGGGGCGAGATCTGGCAGCTGATGCACGCCGCCGAGATGCACCGTGACCTCGGCCTGGACGAACGGCCCGACGACGAGGAGTTCGACGACTTCATCCTCCACGTCGACGGCTGGCTCTGCGAGATCAAGGACGCGCAGATCCGCGACGGCCTGCACGTCCTCGGCCAGCCGCCGGAGGGCGAGGCCCGGGTCAACCTGGTGCTCGCGATCCTGCGGGCGTCTCAGGTGTGGGGAGGGCAGACCGCCGCCGTTCCGGGGCTGCGGTCTGCCCTCGGCCTGAAGGAGGGGTCGGAGGCGACCGCCGCCGTCGACGCGATCGAGGCGCAGGCGCGCGACCTCGTGGAGCGGATGGAGGACGCGTCGTGGGCCCCGGAGGCCGCGGCCGGGATCCACGACGACCCGCAGGTGCAGCAGGTGCTGCGCTTCGCCGCGGAGCAGGTGGTGCCGCGACTGCGGCGTACGACCGATGAGCTCGACGCCCTCATGCACGCGCTCGACGGCGGGTTCGTGGCGGCCGGACCGTCGGGCTCGCCCCTGCGCGGGCTGGTCAACGTGCTTCCGACAGGGCGCAACTTCTACACCGTCGACCCGCGCGCGGTGCCGTCGCGGCTGGCCTGGCAGACCGGGCAGGCGATGGCGACGTCGCTGCTCGAGCGGCACGTCGCCGACACCGGCGACTACCCGACGTCCGTGGGTCTCTCCGTCTGGGGCACGTCCGCGATGCGCACGTCGGGCGACGACGTCGCCGAGGTGCTCGCGCTGCTCGGCGTCCGACCCGAGTGGGACGAGGCCTCCCGCCGGGTCAGCAACCTGGTCGTCGTCCCGCTCGACGAGCTCGGTCGCCCGCGCATCGACGTGACCGTGCGGATCTCGGGCTTCTTCCGCGACGCCTTCCCGCACGTGGTCACGATGCTCGACGACGCGGTGCGACTCGTGGCCGGGCTCGACGAGCCCGACGAGAGCAACTACGTCCGCGCGCACGCCCGGGCGGACCTGGCCGAGCACGGCGACGAGCGGCGGGCGACCACCCGCATCTTCGGCAGCAAGCCGGGCTCGTACGGCGCCGGCATCCTGCAGGTGATCGAGTCCGGGAGCTGGCGGGACGACGCCGACCTCGCGGAGGTCTACACCGCCTGGGGCGGCTTCGCCTACGGCCGCGACCTCGACGGGGCGCCGGCCGCCGACGACATGCGCGCCAACTACAGGCGGATCAAGGTCGCGGCCAAGAACATCGACACCCGCGAGCACGACATCGCCGACAGCGACGACTACTTCCAGTACCACGGCGGGATGATCGCGACCGTCCGCGCGCTGACCGGCACCGCGCCGCAGGCGTACGTCGGCGACTCGACCACCCCCGACGCCGTACGCACCCGCACCCTGCAGGAGGAGACCAACCGCGTCTTCCGGGCCCGGGTCGTCAACCCGCGCTGGATCTCGGCGATGCAGCGGCACGGCTACAAGGGCGCGTTCGAGCTGGCCGCGACCGTCGACTACCTCTTCGGCTTCGACGCGACCGCGGGAGTGGTGCACGACTGGATGTACGAGTCGCTCGCGCAGGAGTACGTGCTCGACGCGACCAACCGCGAGTTCATGACGAGGTCCAACCCCTGGGCGCTGCGCGGCATCGTCGAGAAGCTGCACGAGGCCAAGGACCGTGGCTTGTGGGAGTCGCCGGATCCGGAGACGCTGGCTGCCATGCAGCAGGTCTACCTGGAGCTCGAGGGCGATCTCGAGGACCGCGGATGA
- a CDS encoding baseplate J/gp47 family protein — MSRTPAQVLADLAGAAELTAFDGHRTWRDVLFGPGDTLDPTGPDRALLIALADEYAALDDHLDTLPAAAHRAWLTEILGVPRLPVVPDRVVAHVTVDPKLAPAVVARGTLLRGGKDAFGNERRYTTVDALTAHGAALAGVRSLAPGGDPDGLPGVAASAPDFPLDPLDGPDAPHVLRISSPALAFTGGALLASLTFDDATGASGLTGEGWRYSRADGSVSPAPAAVIGTTVRVSLSGDCGHPDGDPWLEWAVPASTPLPEDFGFTRVRVAVADRTAYVPEAAYYNDGAVDVAKEFQPFGAVAKRGDAFYVRSDEAFAKDVDHLSIAVSELQSGGTAVQPSLAGSGIPVFYALQIQGAVSTALGKLSTPQKAQVQGDFDHILGLLSPSTSPSVRWQRREDGQWKQFGDPSSRFDGVSEDDVGGSERTVVSGQEGHYVRAFLAQGDFGWTKYQSDVAAFATQAVSAGGADPVMPVPPSPPIASSITLRYTTRPVPASRVESTSGWRHTVKPAQLTAYLPFRRAVSDEGATGMVALGLVLPESAAGSTVSVWLEVDSAAPCGATDPVDAGWQWWDGTGWHPLPVADGSRQLRESGLLRFVAPRGWADGCTDVGASGPGRWVRLVTAAPDRLGTVRAVLVDAVVAEFVSAAADPGSDPSPATALPPGTIKGTLAPIRGVKKVTNPASVRGRGPEADPAYLARASARTRHRDRALAPWDYEQHVALAFPEVAAVLCLPHTDRDGGHAPGVVGLVVVPDRPDDPAPKPSVSLIGRIGDVLTPLSPVGAQVAVLCPRYAAVSVAATIRLRRGVAALTGQEEIRAAIEGVLHPTATGAPRWGRSLYASSLVAFLEQQPSVDVVTAFELRDASGTVVDVVEVDPCRGLTCSTGAHALTCEEQL, encoded by the coding sequence ATGAGCCGGACCCCCGCCCAGGTCCTCGCCGACCTCGCCGGCGCCGCGGAGCTGACCGCCTTCGACGGCCACCGGACCTGGCGCGACGTGCTCTTCGGGCCCGGGGACACGCTGGACCCGACCGGCCCGGACCGCGCGCTGCTGATCGCCCTCGCCGACGAGTACGCCGCCCTCGACGACCACCTCGACACCCTGCCCGCCGCCGCACACCGGGCGTGGCTGACCGAGATCCTCGGCGTACCCCGGCTGCCCGTCGTCCCCGACCGCGTCGTCGCCCACGTGACCGTCGACCCCAAGCTCGCGCCCGCCGTGGTCGCCCGGGGCACCCTGCTGCGCGGGGGCAAGGACGCCTTCGGCAACGAGCGCCGCTACACCACCGTCGACGCCCTGACCGCCCACGGTGCCGCCCTCGCCGGCGTCCGGAGCCTCGCGCCCGGGGGCGACCCCGACGGGCTGCCCGGGGTGGCCGCGTCCGCACCCGACTTCCCCCTCGACCCGCTCGACGGGCCGGACGCGCCGCACGTGCTCCGGATCAGCTCGCCGGCCCTCGCCTTCACCGGCGGCGCCCTCCTGGCGAGCCTGACCTTCGACGACGCCACCGGGGCGAGCGGCCTGACGGGCGAGGGCTGGCGCTACTCGCGGGCCGACGGGTCGGTGAGCCCGGCGCCGGCCGCCGTCATCGGGACGACCGTCCGGGTGTCGCTGTCGGGGGACTGCGGCCACCCGGACGGCGACCCCTGGCTGGAGTGGGCGGTGCCCGCGAGCACGCCGCTGCCCGAGGACTTCGGCTTCACCCGGGTCCGGGTCGCCGTGGCCGACCGGACCGCGTACGTCCCCGAGGCCGCCTACTACAACGACGGCGCGGTCGACGTGGCCAAGGAGTTCCAGCCGTTCGGCGCGGTGGCCAAGCGGGGGGATGCGTTCTACGTGCGCTCCGACGAGGCCTTCGCGAAGGACGTCGACCACCTCTCGATCGCGGTCAGCGAGCTCCAGTCCGGCGGCACCGCCGTGCAGCCGTCGCTGGCGGGGAGCGGCATCCCCGTCTTCTACGCGCTGCAGATCCAGGGCGCCGTCAGCACCGCCCTCGGCAAGCTGAGCACGCCGCAGAAGGCGCAGGTGCAGGGCGACTTCGACCACATCCTGGGGCTGCTGTCGCCGTCCACCTCCCCGAGCGTGCGCTGGCAGCGGCGCGAGGACGGGCAGTGGAAGCAGTTCGGCGACCCGAGCAGCCGCTTCGACGGCGTCTCCGAGGACGACGTGGGCGGCTCCGAGCGGACCGTCGTGTCGGGTCAGGAGGGCCACTACGTCCGCGCGTTCCTGGCCCAGGGTGACTTCGGCTGGACGAAGTACCAGAGCGACGTCGCCGCGTTCGCGACCCAGGCCGTCTCGGCCGGCGGCGCGGACCCGGTCATGCCGGTGCCGCCGTCGCCGCCGATCGCGTCGAGCATCACGCTGCGCTACACGACCCGGCCGGTGCCGGCGAGCCGCGTCGAGTCCACCAGCGGCTGGCGGCACACCGTGAAGCCCGCCCAGCTGACGGCGTACCTGCCGTTCCGGCGCGCCGTCTCCGACGAGGGTGCGACCGGGATGGTAGCCCTCGGCCTGGTGCTGCCGGAGTCGGCCGCCGGGTCGACGGTGTCGGTGTGGCTCGAGGTCGACTCGGCCGCGCCCTGCGGGGCGACCGACCCGGTCGACGCCGGCTGGCAGTGGTGGGACGGCACCGGGTGGCACCCGCTGCCCGTCGCCGACGGCTCCCGCCAGCTGCGTGAGTCCGGGCTCCTCCGGTTCGTCGCGCCGCGCGGGTGGGCGGACGGCTGCACCGACGTCGGTGCGTCCGGTCCCGGGCGCTGGGTCCGGCTCGTCACCGCGGCCCCCGACCGCCTCGGCACCGTGCGCGCCGTGCTCGTCGACGCCGTCGTCGCGGAGTTCGTCTCCGCGGCGGCCGACCCCGGGTCCGACCCCAGCCCGGCCACCGCCTTGCCGCCCGGCACGATCAAGGGCACCCTGGCGCCGATCCGCGGCGTCAAGAAGGTGACCAACCCGGCGTCGGTCCGCGGCCGCGGACCCGAGGCGGACCCGGCGTACCTCGCCCGCGCGTCCGCGCGCACCCGGCACCGCGACCGGGCGCTGGCGCCGTGGGACTACGAGCAGCACGTCGCGCTCGCCTTCCCCGAGGTCGCCGCCGTGCTCTGCCTGCCGCACACCGACCGCGACGGCGGTCACGCGCCGGGGGTGGTCGGCCTGGTGGTCGTCCCGGACCGCCCCGACGACCCGGCGCCGAAGCCGTCGGTCAGCCTGATCGGCCGCATCGGCGACGTCCTCACCCCGCTGAGCCCGGTGGGCGCGCAGGTCGCGGTCCTCTGCCCCAGGTACGCCGCCGTGAGCGTCGCCGCCACCATCCGGCTGCGCCGCGGGGTCGCCGCGCTGACCGGCCAGGAGGAGATCCGCGCCGCGATCGAGGGTGTGCTGCACCCGACCGCCACCGGCGCTCCCCGGTGGGGCCGGTCGCTCTACGCCTCCAGCCTGGTCGCCTTCCTCGAGCAGCAGCCGAGCGTCGACGTGGTCACCGCGTTCGAGCTCCGGGACGCCAGCGGCACCGTCGTCGACGTGGTCGAGGTGGACCCCTGCCGCGGCCTGACCTGCTCCACCGGAGCGCACGCCCTGACCTGTGAGGAGCAGCTGTGA
- a CDS encoding ATP-binding protein yields the protein MTATPAPVAELRAALEVLDALIDVRIEERRACCLGLDADDEGLPDGRRFDGVGPLAEVISTAHLTVAEAVVLVAAIAPYVDERFAVRYGRLTDRPDVIGLTGEVARTLVARTFPARLDATVLLSEHGRLRESGLLILDGAGDLTGLLVPDPALVAWVTGQPPTRPVASSDFPARPLTTVHTLTDVVLPAAARLRVEDLEARIAHRTTVVDDWGFGAHHDNAAGLIALFHGPPGTGKTMTAAALAASVGLPAYLIDLSALVSKYIGETEKTLAKVFDRAARERCVLVFDEADAIFGARTGVDDAHDRYANQEVSYLLSRIEQHPGIVVLTSNLVANIDTAFQRRIHVMVEFPEPGPGERTRLWETVMPGELPVQVGIDLPDLARRYPLTGAQIREASIEAAYLAAADGRVVTEAHLVTGIRRQYEKAGRTVPS from the coding sequence ATGACCGCGACGCCGGCCCCCGTCGCCGAGCTCCGCGCGGCGCTCGAGGTCCTGGACGCGCTCATCGACGTACGGATCGAGGAGCGCCGGGCCTGCTGCCTCGGCCTCGACGCCGACGACGAGGGGCTCCCCGACGGCCGCCGGTTCGACGGGGTCGGCCCGCTCGCCGAGGTGATCTCGACCGCCCACCTCACCGTCGCGGAGGCGGTCGTCCTCGTCGCCGCGATCGCGCCGTACGTCGACGAGCGGTTCGCCGTGCGCTACGGACGGCTGACCGACCGGCCCGACGTCATCGGGCTCACCGGCGAGGTCGCGCGCACCCTCGTGGCGCGCACGTTCCCCGCGCGCCTCGACGCGACCGTGCTGCTGTCCGAGCACGGCCGGCTGCGCGAGAGCGGGCTGCTCATCCTCGACGGCGCGGGCGACCTGACCGGCCTGCTGGTGCCGGACCCGGCGCTGGTCGCCTGGGTGACCGGGCAGCCACCGACCCGGCCGGTCGCGTCGAGCGACTTCCCGGCACGGCCGCTCACCACCGTGCACACGCTCACCGACGTGGTGCTGCCCGCCGCCGCCCGGCTCCGGGTCGAGGACCTCGAGGCGCGGATCGCGCACCGCACGACGGTCGTCGACGACTGGGGCTTCGGCGCGCACCACGACAACGCGGCCGGGCTGATCGCGCTCTTCCACGGGCCGCCGGGGACCGGCAAGACGATGACGGCGGCCGCGCTCGCGGCGTCGGTCGGGCTGCCGGCGTACCTCATCGACCTGTCCGCGCTGGTGTCGAAGTACATCGGCGAGACCGAGAAGACGCTGGCCAAGGTCTTCGACCGGGCGGCGCGCGAGCGCTGCGTGCTGGTCTTCGACGAGGCGGACGCGATCTTCGGCGCGCGCACCGGCGTGGACGACGCGCACGACCGCTACGCCAACCAGGAGGTGTCCTACCTGCTCTCGCGCATCGAGCAGCACCCCGGGATCGTGGTCCTGACCAGCAACCTGGTCGCCAACATCGACACGGCCTTCCAGCGGCGCATCCACGTGATGGTCGAGTTCCCCGAGCCGGGGCCGGGGGAGCGCACCCGGCTGTGGGAGACGGTCATGCCGGGGGAGCTGCCGGTCCAGGTGGGCATCGACCTGCCGGACCTGGCCCGCCGCTACCCGCTCACCGGCGCCCAGATCCGGGAGGCCAGCATCGAGGCGGCGTACCTCGCCGCCGCCGACGGACGTGTCGTCACCGAGGCCCACCTCGTGACCGGCATCCGCCGCCAGTACGAGAAGGCCGGGAGGACGGTGCCGAGTTGA
- a CDS encoding siderophore-interacting protein, which produces MAYYGTVDTVTRLTPTLVRVVLGGDGLAGFTAPDATDTYVNVAIPPAGAPYGGVFEPAEVRETQPKELWPARRRYTVRDWDGSRLTVDFVVHGDQGVAGPWAAGAKPGDVLVFEGPGSGFRPDPSADWHLLVGDESALPAIAASLEAVRAGSRAVVRLVCDGPAYEVPLTCPGELDLVWLHRTGSAADVDLLADAVADVDFPAGRVHAFVHGEADEIRAIRRHLISDRGVPRADMSCSPYWRRTMTDEAWRAVKREYVAAMDADVA; this is translated from the coding sequence ATGGCGTACTACGGAACGGTCGACACGGTCACCCGGCTCACCCCCACCCTCGTGCGGGTGGTGCTCGGCGGTGACGGTCTCGCGGGGTTCACGGCGCCCGACGCGACCGACACCTACGTCAACGTGGCGATCCCGCCCGCGGGTGCGCCGTACGGCGGGGTGTTCGAGCCCGCCGAGGTCCGGGAGACCCAACCCAAGGAGCTGTGGCCGGCGCGGCGCCGCTACACCGTGCGCGACTGGGACGGCAGCCGGCTGACGGTCGACTTCGTCGTCCACGGTGACCAGGGCGTGGCCGGACCGTGGGCCGCCGGCGCGAAGCCCGGCGACGTGCTGGTCTTCGAGGGACCGGGCAGCGGCTTCCGCCCCGACCCGTCGGCCGACTGGCACCTGCTCGTCGGCGACGAGTCGGCACTGCCGGCGATCGCCGCATCGCTGGAGGCCGTCCGCGCGGGCAGCCGCGCGGTCGTGCGCCTGGTCTGCGACGGACCGGCGTACGAGGTCCCCCTCACCTGCCCCGGCGAGCTCGACCTGGTCTGGCTGCACCGCACCGGCAGCGCCGCGGACGTCGACCTGCTGGCCGACGCGGTCGCGGACGTGGACTTCCCCGCCGGGCGCGTGCACGCGTTCGTGCACGGCGAGGCCGACGAGATCCGCGCCATCCGCCGGCACCTGATCAGCGACCGCGGCGTGCCGCGGGCCGACATGTCCTGCTCGCCCTACTGGCGCCGGACCATGACCGACGAGGCCTGGCGCGCCGTCAAGCGCGAGTACGTCGCCGCGATGGACGCCGACGTCGCGTAG